In a single window of the Roseiconus lacunae genome:
- a CDS encoding L-rhamnose isomerase, translating into MSNSSQVRAAFELATEQYASQGVDVTTALERLSRVAISVHCWQGDDVAGFEGQAGTLGDGLAVTGNYPGRARTASELRSDLEIAYSLIPGKHRLNLHAIYGEFAGPVDRDEIGVEQFQGWIDWSRDRNIDLDFNPSYFSHSKASDGFTLAHADAGIRQFWIDHGIACRKIAAAMGAAQGNACVNNFWVPDGYKDTPASRKAPRERLANSLDAIFAEQLPRHQTLDAVECKLFGIGSESYVVGSHEFYLGYAISRNKVLCLDAGHFHPTEVISDKISSALMYVPELLLHVSRGVRWDSDHVVTYSDELQSIMQEIVRGEFLDRVHIGLDFFDASINRVAAWAIGTRNALKALLAALLEPTETLRRFEREGDLTARLALMEEQKTMPLGAVWNHYCESSGAPVGAEWLEKVRQYENDVTASRCDASVMA; encoded by the coding sequence ATGAGCAACTCAAGTCAAGTTCGCGCCGCTTTCGAGTTGGCGACCGAGCAGTACGCGTCTCAAGGAGTCGACGTCACCACCGCGCTTGAACGGCTTTCCCGTGTCGCAATCTCCGTTCATTGTTGGCAGGGAGATGATGTCGCAGGCTTCGAAGGTCAGGCAGGAACCCTGGGCGACGGACTTGCCGTTACGGGCAACTATCCTGGTCGTGCACGAACGGCAAGTGAGCTTCGGAGTGATCTCGAGATCGCGTATTCGTTGATTCCCGGGAAGCACCGCTTGAACCTTCATGCGATATACGGCGAATTCGCTGGTCCTGTTGATCGTGATGAAATCGGCGTGGAGCAGTTTCAGGGATGGATTGATTGGTCACGCGACCGAAACATCGACCTGGACTTTAACCCAAGCTATTTTTCGCATTCGAAAGCCTCCGATGGTTTTACCCTGGCACATGCCGATGCCGGGATTCGCCAGTTTTGGATCGACCACGGAATCGCGTGTCGGAAAATCGCGGCGGCGATGGGAGCGGCGCAAGGAAACGCCTGCGTCAACAATTTTTGGGTACCGGATGGATACAAGGACACGCCGGCAAGTCGTAAAGCTCCGCGAGAGCGACTGGCCAATTCACTTGATGCGATTTTCGCCGAGCAGCTGCCACGTCATCAAACGCTCGACGCCGTCGAATGTAAGTTGTTTGGAATCGGTAGCGAGAGTTATGTCGTCGGTTCCCATGAATTTTATCTGGGGTACGCGATCTCGCGGAACAAAGTCTTGTGCTTAGATGCAGGGCACTTTCATCCGACCGAAGTGATATCTGACAAGATATCATCTGCGTTGATGTACGTGCCCGAATTATTGTTGCATGTCAGTCGTGGCGTGCGTTGGGACAGCGACCACGTCGTTACCTACAGCGATGAGTTGCAGTCGATCATGCAGGAAATCGTTCGCGGGGAGTTTCTAGATCGAGTGCATATCGGCTTAGATTTCTTTGATGCGAGTATCAACCGAGTCGCGGCATGGGCGATCGGCACCCGCAACGCATTGAAAGCTCTTTTGGCGGCGCTGCTAGAGCCGACGGAGACGTTGCGGCGGTTTGAGCGTGAGGGTGACTTGACCGCGCGGCTGGCACTGATGGAAGAGCAAAAGACAATGCCGCTTGGCGCGGTTTGGAATCACTACTGTGAGTCTTCGGGAGCGCCGGTCGGAGCCGAGTGGCTCGAGAAGGTGCGGCAGTATGAAAACGACGTGACGGCGTCACGATGCGATGCTTCGGTCATGGCATAA
- a CDS encoding DUF1569 domain-containing protein, producing MSDLRQLQFSDLEVAVDDARQLLASGYIRHGNWSLGQICRHLVLVQDLAIGGYPLWMSVYAPLRPLMRWLLLPKMLSGNSPRGFRTSGIFQPPEGLDDAAEVEAFAASVKTLLAHTGDFAPHPGFGKLPPEGILEIHAAHAAHHLRHLSRQGDTE from the coding sequence ATGAGCGACCTCCGTCAATTGCAGTTTAGTGACCTCGAAGTGGCGGTCGATGATGCCCGGCAATTGTTGGCCAGCGGATACATCCGTCATGGAAACTGGTCACTCGGACAGATTTGTCGCCATTTAGTTTTGGTACAAGACCTCGCCATCGGTGGTTATCCACTTTGGATGTCGGTCTATGCCCCCCTTCGACCATTAATGCGATGGCTGCTGTTGCCAAAGATGCTGAGCGGTAATTCTCCTCGTGGCTTCCGAACGTCGGGAATTTTCCAGCCACCGGAAGGTCTCGATGACGCGGCGGAAGTGGAAGCATTCGCCGCGAGTGTTAAAACGCTACTTGCCCACACCGGGGATTTTGCACCACATCCGGGATTCGGCAAGTTGCCACCAGAGGGAATCTTGGAGATCCACGCGGCGCATGCTGCTCACCATCTCCGACATTTGAGCCGACAAGGCGATACGGAATGA
- a CDS encoding purine-cytosine permease family protein, with amino-acid sequence MTEEAEAPGGEFEREPVPDSALLGSGKFWGMYAGEHAAGTEFMIGPLFLSAGASLSDLILGLMLGNFLAVLTWRFLVVPIAMAKRLTLYYQLERIAGRSLVKFYNLVNGLLFCFLAGAMVTVSASAVGVPFGITFDVPSDTFGLSNPAFTALVVIVGVVIAAVAAGGYERVARFANIAAPWMIAVFAACGIVSLAQMEVTSFAALSEGRFWEEAIVFVQEKNGPGEFGFWKIVVFAWLCNGAMHFGMSDLTIFRFARSKASGWAPAIGMFLGHYMAWVSAALLLAALIKIQPELAVGEDGKVAANPGLLAFESLGWAGIICVVLAGWTTANPTIYRAGLAFQGVLPKSPRTAMTLVAGTVATIAGAFPNLSAKLLDFVGTYGTVLGPMGAVILVDFYLMKKFGLRDEYAYHSDLRINFSVLIAWCLPVAVGLYLILWQGLFAAYAVIPCWIVCGLLFLVISKFTQKELADQANASPSI; translated from the coding sequence ATGACTGAAGAAGCAGAGGCTCCTGGCGGAGAGTTTGAACGCGAACCAGTGCCGGATTCGGCGTTGCTTGGAAGCGGAAAATTCTGGGGCATGTATGCAGGTGAGCATGCCGCGGGAACGGAGTTCATGATTGGCCCGTTGTTCCTTTCGGCCGGAGCGAGCTTGTCCGATCTAATCTTGGGATTGATGCTCGGGAATTTCCTTGCGGTTTTAACGTGGCGATTTCTGGTCGTCCCGATCGCGATGGCGAAACGCCTGACGCTTTACTATCAGTTAGAACGGATTGCGGGTAGATCCTTGGTCAAGTTTTATAACTTGGTCAACGGGCTGCTGTTTTGCTTTCTCGCAGGAGCGATGGTCACGGTATCTGCATCGGCAGTGGGTGTCCCGTTTGGGATTACGTTCGATGTGCCGAGTGATACGTTTGGCTTGAGCAATCCAGCCTTTACCGCGCTAGTGGTCATTGTTGGTGTGGTAATCGCTGCCGTCGCAGCAGGTGGATACGAGCGTGTCGCTCGTTTCGCAAACATTGCCGCACCATGGATGATTGCAGTGTTTGCGGCCTGCGGAATCGTATCGCTAGCGCAGATGGAAGTCACTAGCTTTGCGGCACTATCGGAAGGCAGGTTTTGGGAAGAGGCGATCGTGTTTGTTCAGGAAAAGAACGGTCCCGGAGAATTCGGTTTCTGGAAAATCGTCGTGTTCGCTTGGTTGTGCAACGGGGCGATGCATTTCGGAATGTCCGATCTGACGATCTTTCGGTTTGCTCGAAGCAAGGCCTCCGGTTGGGCACCCGCGATCGGAATGTTTCTTGGGCACTACATGGCGTGGGTATCAGCCGCTTTACTTTTGGCGGCGCTCATCAAGATTCAGCCCGAACTGGCTGTCGGCGAGGACGGTAAAGTCGCCGCGAACCCGGGACTACTTGCTTTCGAGTCGCTTGGGTGGGCCGGCATCATTTGCGTTGTGTTAGCGGGTTGGACGACGGCCAACCCGACGATCTATCGCGCCGGACTCGCGTTCCAGGGCGTACTGCCCAAGAGTCCGCGAACGGCAATGACACTCGTCGCCGGAACCGTCGCAACGATTGCCGGTGCGTTCCCGAACCTCTCGGCAAAGTTGCTCGACTTTGTTGGTACCTACGGAACGGTTCTCGGTCCGATGGGTGCCGTAATACTTGTCGATTTCTATCTGATGAAGAAGTTTGGGTTACGTGACGAGTATGCCTACCACAGTGACTTACGAATCAATTTCTCCGTCTTGATCGCCTGGTGCCTGCCGGTAGCTGTCGGTCTGTACCTGATTCTCTGGCAGGGGCTGTTTGCGGCGTACGCGGTGATTCCATGCTGGATCGTCTGCGGACTACTCTTTCTGGTCATAAGTAAGTTCACCCAGAAAGAACTTGCCGATCAAGCAAACGCTTCGCCAAGCATTTAG
- a CDS encoding outer membrane protein assembly factor BamB family protein, whose product MKFLPVQVACVFVFLAATVVPAEENYPQFRGTDQIAVSPTPLPVRWSDVEGQREGVRWKVDPRGEGWSQPVVWEDHLYLTTAVPTSTETDTTKPENVRGGYGRDRDDLVNVVYDYQVVCIDRATGDEAWRRTVKTSRPPIPRHTTNTYATETPAVDGSRIYAYFGMNGVHCLDLDGKTLWQTDLGVFEMRAGWGTASSIALLDNRLFVQVDNEEQSFLVCLDTATGKEVWRTNRPERSQYSSPYIWKNSQRTELIVGGMVYRSYDPETGRLLWQIDMNKGRSSATPIALGDRLFIGNELRNRGGSDDGGGRLYCIVPGGQGDITPPNDATTGDFVRWRMDESGIQMASPIYCQEKLFFFQRNAGVVTCVDALSGEKVFKSRVRGARAFWASPWTDGRHVYALDSSGNTHVIKPGESLDVIAVNELGDQMSWATPAFADGQIYLRTIDHLYSIARRGDVDGS is encoded by the coding sequence GTGAAATTTTTACCTGTGCAGGTGGCATGTGTTTTCGTGTTCTTGGCGGCAACCGTTGTTCCAGCCGAGGAGAACTATCCGCAGTTTCGCGGTACTGATCAAATCGCGGTTTCGCCGACGCCATTGCCGGTTCGGTGGTCAGACGTGGAAGGCCAACGTGAAGGCGTTCGGTGGAAGGTTGATCCCAGAGGTGAAGGTTGGTCGCAACCGGTGGTTTGGGAAGACCACCTGTACCTGACCACGGCCGTGCCGACTTCGACGGAAACCGATACAACCAAACCCGAAAACGTTCGTGGCGGATACGGCCGCGATCGTGATGATTTGGTGAACGTCGTCTATGACTATCAAGTCGTTTGTATCGACCGAGCGACTGGCGATGAAGCGTGGCGACGCACTGTAAAAACGAGCCGACCGCCGATCCCACGTCATACGACGAACACGTACGCCACCGAAACGCCCGCCGTCGATGGAAGTCGGATCTATGCGTACTTCGGAATGAACGGGGTGCATTGTCTGGACTTGGACGGGAAAACTCTTTGGCAGACTGATCTAGGTGTCTTCGAGATGCGGGCTGGTTGGGGAACTGCCAGTTCCATTGCTCTGCTAGACAACCGATTGTTCGTCCAAGTTGACAACGAAGAGCAGTCTTTTTTGGTCTGCCTCGATACCGCCACTGGCAAAGAAGTCTGGCGAACCAATCGCCCCGAGCGGTCTCAGTACAGCAGCCCCTATATCTGGAAGAACTCTCAGCGGACCGAGTTGATTGTTGGCGGAATGGTCTACCGGTCCTATGACCCGGAAACCGGTCGTCTGCTGTGGCAGATCGACATGAACAAGGGACGAAGTTCGGCGACACCAATCGCGTTGGGAGACCGCTTGTTCATCGGCAATGAGTTGCGCAATCGAGGCGGCTCAGACGACGGAGGCGGACGGCTTTACTGTATCGTGCCTGGTGGCCAAGGCGATATCACTCCGCCGAACGATGCGACGACAGGCGATTTCGTTCGATGGCGGATGGATGAATCCGGCATTCAAATGGCCTCGCCAATCTATTGCCAAGAGAAATTGTTTTTCTTCCAGCGGAATGCTGGTGTCGTGACATGCGTCGATGCCTTGTCTGGTGAAAAGGTATTCAAAAGCCGCGTTCGTGGTGCGAGAGCATTCTGGGCTTCGCCATGGACCGATGGTCGACATGTCTACGCATTGGATTCCAGCGGCAACACGCACGTGATCAAGCCAGGGGAGTCGTTGGACGTCATTGCCGTCAACGAATTGGGTGACCAGATGTCGTGGGCGACGCCGGCCTTCGCCGACGGTCAGATCTACTTGCGGACAATCGATCACCTTTACAGCATCGCTCGTCGTGGCGATGTCGATGGCTCGTGA
- a CDS encoding family 16 glycosylhydrolase: MRQLMILFLAMVMQFNIGMLNLVAQTSKNNVPLSSTRADHWKIRWDRSDDFNGNEVDWKKWNESPENFGAWVWDNENNVSISGGVLKLMMRRLSSPVAEGNRTPTPYTSGMLKSHATGTYGYYEARMKGALLFPGVCPSFWLYSKIDDSIIAKDETRYSEVDIVELTQRGDRVAGNERIADCNLHAILSNGSPGIQGREWHRPNDERYRAEQANEVRLQFDPRLDFHTYGCEITPDTITWYIDGKEIGHKPNLHWHREMNVAISLGLRPPYATYTTKGFVPSIVEGTDEFPTEMEIDYVRVWDRVK, translated from the coding sequence GTGAGACAACTCATGATCTTGTTCCTAGCCATGGTAATGCAGTTCAACATCGGAATGCTGAATCTAGTTGCGCAGACAAGCAAGAACAACGTCCCCTTGTCTTCGACGCGAGCCGATCACTGGAAAATAAGATGGGATCGCTCCGACGATTTCAATGGCAATGAAGTCGATTGGAAAAAATGGAACGAGTCCCCAGAAAACTTTGGTGCTTGGGTTTGGGATAACGAAAACAACGTTTCAATTTCTGGCGGAGTTCTAAAACTCATGATGCGTCGGCTTTCGTCACCGGTCGCCGAAGGTAACCGAACTCCGACGCCTTACACATCGGGCATGCTCAAGTCACATGCGACGGGGACGTACGGCTACTACGAAGCACGAATGAAAGGGGCACTACTCTTCCCCGGTGTGTGCCCGTCTTTCTGGCTCTACAGCAAAATTGATGATTCGATTATCGCTAAGGACGAAACGCGATACAGCGAAGTTGACATAGTCGAATTGACTCAGCGAGGTGACCGAGTCGCCGGCAACGAACGCATCGCCGACTGCAACTTGCACGCAATCCTTTCCAACGGCAGCCCGGGAATACAAGGCCGCGAGTGGCATCGACCGAATGACGAACGATACCGAGCAGAACAAGCCAACGAAGTTCGTCTCCAGTTTGACCCACGTCTCGATTTCCACACATACGGTTGTGAAATCACCCCCGACACTATCACATGGTACATCGACGGAAAAGAGATCGGGCACAAGCCGAATCTCCATTGGCACCGCGAGATGAACGTTGCCATCTCCCTTGGCCTGCGTCCACCCTACGCAACCTACACGACGAAAGGTTTCGTACCGTCGATCGTCGAGGGGACCGATGAATTTCCCACCGAAATGGAAATTGATTACGTTCGTGTTTGGGATCGCGTGAAGTAA
- a CDS encoding YqjF family protein codes for MERRSDRTWPLPRRPWVMRMTWSELLFAHWTIEPDTVAKLLPPGVMLDTREGKAWVGVVPFLMSGVAPRFCPPLPGLSRFLELNVRTYVTVDGKPGVWFFSLDAESRLAVRSARATFNLPYMDARMSLKRRDEGMIDYQSNRTHRGESAAKYDASYSATDEFRVAEPGSLEHWLTARYCLYSASRRGQVYRGEIDHPPWRLAPAFYDERANTMGEGFGFHFKGEPHLLMAQPVDVQAWLVAKCT; via the coding sequence ATGGAACGGAGATCCGATCGTACTTGGCCGCTACCACGCCGGCCTTGGGTGATGCGAATGACGTGGTCAGAATTGCTGTTCGCTCACTGGACGATCGAGCCCGATACGGTCGCGAAATTGCTTCCACCCGGCGTGATGCTAGACACGCGCGAAGGCAAGGCTTGGGTGGGAGTGGTTCCGTTTCTGATGTCGGGTGTGGCACCGCGATTTTGTCCGCCGCTTCCCGGACTGAGTCGTTTTCTTGAGCTGAATGTGCGAACTTACGTGACCGTTGATGGCAAGCCAGGGGTATGGTTCTTTTCGTTGGATGCGGAAAGTCGATTGGCAGTGCGGTCGGCTCGAGCGACCTTCAATTTGCCCTACATGGACGCAAGAATGTCGCTGAAAAGACGAGACGAAGGGATGATCGACTATCAAAGCAATCGCACCCATCGCGGTGAATCGGCGGCAAAGTATGATGCAAGTTATTCCGCCACAGATGAATTCCGGGTAGCCGAACCTGGTTCGTTGGAGCACTGGTTGACCGCACGGTACTGCCTTTACAGTGCCAGTCGACGCGGTCAAGTTTATCGCGGCGAGATTGACCATCCTCCCTGGAGGCTTGCACCAGCATTCTATGACGAACGGGCGAATACGATGGGCGAAGGATTCGGGTTTCACTTCAAGGGCGAGCCGCATTTGCTAATGGCCCAACCGGTCGATGTGCAAGCGTGGCTGGTAGCGAAGTGCACTTGA
- a CDS encoding helix-turn-helix domain-containing protein: MKVLRKQDWFHSDGFPIVVERRDPQEPFGLHCHEFSEIVIITGGAGVHITGKDSYELKTGDTFVIGGDRPHDYLNMDRLSLINILFDPNELPLSIGDLQSLSGYHALFTLEPAWRSRHQFTSRLQLSPAELGETLHLVDKLDQELCARQPGFQVMAIAAMLELITFVSRCYGETHNPSSKSLIRVGETISHIRRDISQPIALEDLVNISGMSRTNYIRMFEAAMGTSPINYLIGLRIEEASRLLRSTDRSVTDIAFDVGFSDSNYFSRRFRKTQGQSPREYRKRYR; the protein is encoded by the coding sequence ATGAAAGTACTTCGAAAACAGGACTGGTTTCATTCCGACGGATTCCCGATCGTCGTGGAACGTCGCGATCCACAGGAACCGTTCGGCCTGCACTGTCACGAGTTCTCGGAAATCGTGATCATCACCGGTGGGGCCGGTGTACACATCACCGGCAAAGACAGCTATGAGCTGAAAACCGGAGACACGTTTGTCATCGGCGGCGACCGCCCGCATGACTATCTGAACATGGATCGGTTAAGCCTGATCAACATTCTGTTCGACCCCAACGAACTGCCGTTATCGATCGGTGACCTGCAGTCTCTCTCCGGCTACCACGCCTTATTTACACTCGAACCGGCGTGGCGTAGCCGACATCAATTCACCAGCCGCCTACAACTCAGCCCAGCCGAACTTGGTGAGACACTTCATCTGGTCGACAAACTCGATCAGGAACTCTGCGCCCGTCAGCCCGGATTTCAGGTCATGGCGATCGCCGCGATGTTGGAACTGATCACGTTCGTATCGCGATGCTACGGCGAAACCCATAACCCATCGAGTAAATCACTGATCCGCGTCGGAGAAACCATCTCTCATATCCGCCGTGACATCTCTCAACCGATCGCACTGGAAGACTTAGTCAACATTTCTGGAATGTCTCGGACCAATTACATCCGGATGTTCGAAGCGGCGATGGGAACGTCGCCGATCAACTATCTGATCGGTCTTCGTATCGAAGAAGCCAGCCGACTGCTACGCAGCACCGACCGAAGTGTTACCGACATTGCTTTTGATGTCGGTTTCAGTGACAGCAATTACTTCAGTCGTCGGTTTCGCAAAACTCAAGGCCAATCCCCACGGGAGTACCGCAAACGCTACCGATGA
- a CDS encoding DNRLRE domain-containing protein: MKGNDRDQLAEWIEKQLDDSLTREEFDRLQRMLTDQPDARELYLDLMHQNAHLQLERVYLSATSPRSGEESRKLPDGSRSTDKKFWSSVFAVLAASLLLVWWNLPSAKSPYSIPGIAHIADSSDARWGDCTLPTAVGSQLGRGRLKIDRGLAMIRFASGAEVTLESPAELEIESSLSGRLLSGTAVVEVPKSAHGFTLTTPTAVAIDYGTAFAVTVDTSAKTSSIEVLDGEVEVKHVTSDASLRLKEKQRVIASEEALSDADVSIGEAKLFSARPSVSGENRLHRITTADGGGGDTSVSRSEDDDVQKNSHSELVLIKNPYRGYERFGRMGYFRFDLSTLSGMEITSARFVLTLMPSGLGFASNVDDCEFVVYGLTDESRDDWSDEQLTWQTAPANLDGAARVDADRVSELGRFIVRRGVQHGQVSIEGNALVRFLNADTNQSVTLIVVRETREREPGGLVHGFGNRTSSEAAPPTLVIATDESVLRQR; encoded by the coding sequence ATGAAGGGCAATGATCGCGATCAACTCGCCGAGTGGATCGAAAAGCAACTCGATGATTCGCTTACTCGGGAGGAGTTCGATCGACTTCAGCGTATGTTGACGGATCAACCCGACGCACGCGAGCTGTATCTCGACCTCATGCACCAGAATGCACATTTGCAACTGGAGCGTGTCTACCTATCGGCGACCAGTCCCAGATCGGGTGAAGAGTCGAGAAAGCTGCCGGACGGCTCGCGATCAACCGACAAGAAATTTTGGTCGTCTGTGTTCGCGGTGTTAGCCGCAAGTCTGTTGTTGGTTTGGTGGAATCTCCCATCAGCAAAATCCCCCTACAGTATTCCCGGCATCGCACATATCGCCGATTCCTCTGATGCTCGGTGGGGCGATTGCACGCTTCCCACCGCGGTTGGATCACAACTTGGTCGAGGGCGTCTCAAGATCGATCGCGGCCTAGCCATGATTCGGTTCGCTTCGGGGGCCGAAGTGACATTGGAGTCCCCTGCGGAACTGGAAATCGAGTCGTCGCTCTCCGGAAGGCTGCTCTCCGGAACCGCCGTTGTTGAGGTACCGAAGTCAGCCCATGGGTTCACACTCACGACACCGACGGCGGTCGCGATTGACTATGGCACCGCCTTCGCTGTTACGGTCGATACATCAGCAAAGACTTCGTCGATCGAAGTGCTTGATGGCGAAGTCGAAGTGAAGCACGTCACGTCGGATGCGTCGTTGCGATTGAAGGAAAAACAGCGTGTCATCGCTTCCGAAGAAGCGCTGAGCGATGCAGACGTTTCGATCGGAGAAGCAAAACTTTTTTCCGCACGACCATCGGTGAGCGGCGAAAACAGATTGCATCGCATAACAACAGCAGATGGCGGGGGCGGTGACACTTCGGTCAGTCGTAGCGAGGACGATGACGTGCAAAAGAACAGCCACTCGGAACTCGTTCTCATTAAGAATCCGTATCGCGGCTACGAACGTTTCGGCCGCATGGGCTATTTTCGTTTCGACCTATCGACTTTGTCTGGGATGGAGATCACGTCGGCAAGGTTTGTTTTGACGCTCATGCCGAGCGGTCTGGGCTTCGCCAGCAATGTGGACGACTGTGAATTTGTCGTCTATGGCTTGACCGACGAATCTCGCGACGATTGGTCAGACGAACAACTGACTTGGCAGACGGCACCTGCCAACCTCGACGGCGCCGCCCGGGTCGATGCTGACCGAGTCAGTGAACTCGGACGATTTATTGTGCGTCGTGGCGTACAGCACGGCCAGGTTTCGATCGAAGGAAACGCATTGGTTCGGTTTCTAAACGCTGATACAAATCAGAGTGTGACATTGATCGTTGTTCGTGAAACGCGGGAGCGCGAACCCGGAGGTCTCGTACACGGCTTCGGCAACCGAACAAGTTCCGAGGCCGCTCCGCCAACACTTGTGATCGCAACAGACGAATCCGTGCTTAGGCAGCGTTGA
- a CDS encoding sigma-70 family RNA polymerase sigma factor, with translation MEESVNDDDRAALFIRLLAEHERRLAAYVMTFVSSASDADDILQETKIWLWRSFDQFERGTNFGAWARQAAFYRIQQFIRKRGTEGKRFVFSDTCLEQLADTFEKNVESREERVERLSDCVSRLSPKHRQILTLRYGEELAVDEIAGRINRTVAATYRVLSRVRLSLRDCVLGGGEDFVATSEVAQ, from the coding sequence ATGGAAGAATCTGTGAACGACGACGATCGAGCCGCACTCTTCATTCGCCTGCTTGCCGAGCATGAGCGGCGACTGGCAGCATACGTCATGACGTTCGTTTCATCGGCGTCTGACGCGGACGATATTCTCCAAGAGACGAAGATATGGCTATGGCGATCATTCGATCAGTTCGAAAGGGGCACCAATTTCGGTGCCTGGGCTCGCCAAGCCGCCTTCTACCGCATTCAACAGTTCATCAGAAAACGAGGGACCGAAGGCAAACGATTCGTCTTTTCGGATACTTGTCTGGAACAACTGGCTGATACGTTTGAAAAGAACGTAGAGAGTCGAGAAGAACGCGTCGAGCGATTGTCCGATTGTGTTTCCAGGCTCTCCCCGAAGCACCGGCAAATTCTGACGCTTCGCTATGGAGAAGAACTAGCAGTGGACGAGATCGCAGGCCGAATCAACCGGACTGTTGCGGCAACCTACCGTGTGCTGAGCCGAGTCAGGCTGTCTTTGCGTGATTGCGTATTGGGTGGGGGTGAAGATTTTGTGGCCACATCGGAGGTGGCGCAATGA
- a CDS encoding nickel-dependent lactate racemase family protein, which yields MQQVMEPHGREQARMDPCVELLFGRGTKKVRLPELVTPTVIRKPKMPVRYDCGKAVRSALSADGSSGNASSSGSANRVSLVEVAKNANSACLAICDITRPVPNHLFLRPAIEILLDAGIDHKAITVLVATGLHRPNEGEELRELVGDDWVFDHVRVVNHFATSDDDHLDLGITPTRRVPVKIDRRFVQADLRIATGLVEPHFMAGYSGGRKVVAPGLAHADTIRTFHNHAFMSDPAAANCNLDGNPLHEEQLEIIRMIGGAYAINTVIDEERNLSFINFGEVTTSHREAVKFVQRYCRAPVPHEFEIVVTSGAGYPLDQTYYQSVKGMVGAIDILKPGGDLFIVSECAEGLGSDAYRRAQQQLVSLGEEAFLQVLQRQRKADIDQWQSQMQTKASSKARIHLLSTLPRESFPLTGVNMYDDVNEFERSIASAALGKQHIAVIPEGPYVIPYVSDATE from the coding sequence ATGCAGCAGGTGATGGAACCGCACGGTAGAGAGCAGGCAAGAATGGATCCTTGTGTTGAACTGTTGTTTGGCCGAGGGACGAAGAAAGTACGGCTTCCCGAATTGGTGACACCAACGGTCATCCGGAAGCCAAAAATGCCCGTACGGTATGATTGTGGAAAAGCGGTACGTAGTGCTTTGTCCGCTGATGGATCGTCTGGAAACGCTTCGTCTAGTGGTTCGGCGAATCGTGTTTCCTTGGTCGAAGTTGCCAAAAATGCCAATTCAGCTTGTCTCGCGATCTGCGATATCACGCGGCCGGTTCCCAATCATTTGTTTTTGCGTCCGGCCATCGAAATACTGCTGGACGCCGGGATTGACCACAAGGCAATTACCGTCTTAGTCGCGACGGGGCTGCATCGTCCCAATGAAGGCGAGGAGTTGCGAGAATTGGTTGGTGACGACTGGGTTTTCGATCACGTCCGGGTCGTGAATCACTTCGCGACCAGTGATGACGACCATCTCGACCTGGGAATCACTCCTACACGCCGGGTACCGGTCAAAATTGACCGTCGTTTTGTGCAGGCAGATCTGCGTATCGCAACGGGTCTGGTCGAACCGCACTTCATGGCCGGTTACTCTGGCGGCCGGAAGGTTGTCGCCCCCGGACTCGCCCATGCTGATACGATCCGTACGTTTCACAACCACGCTTTCATGTCTGATCCGGCGGCTGCGAATTGCAACCTCGACGGTAATCCGCTGCATGAAGAACAGCTCGAGATTATTCGGATGATCGGAGGTGCGTACGCGATCAATACGGTGATCGATGAAGAACGAAATTTGTCGTTCATCAATTTTGGGGAGGTTACCACCAGCCATCGTGAAGCAGTGAAGTTTGTCCAGCGATATTGCCGGGCGCCCGTGCCTCATGAATTCGAAATCGTGGTGACCAGCGGCGCGGGCTACCCGTTGGACCAGACGTACTACCAGTCTGTCAAAGGGATGGTGGGTGCGATCGATATCCTGAAGCCGGGAGGCGATTTGTTTATCGTCTCGGAGTGTGCCGAGGGACTTGGCTCGGACGCATACCGTCGAGCCCAACAACAGTTAGTAAGCCTGGGTGAAGAGGCGTTCTTGCAGGTGCTTCAGCGGCAGCGCAAAGCAGACATTGATCAGTGGCAGTCGCAAATGCAAACCAAAGCGTCGTCAAAAGCCCGTATTCATCTGCTTTCGACGCTGCCGCGTGAGAGTTTTCCGCTAACCGGGGTGAACATGTACGACGACGTGAACGAATTCGAGCGGTCGATCGCTTCCGCCGCTTTAGGAAAGCAGCACATCGCGGTGATCCCCGAAGGTCCTTACGTCATTCCCTATGTCAGCGATGCGACGGAATAA